From the Paraflavitalea soli genome, the window ATACTGAATACCCAGTTCTGCTGCCAACGCTGACCGGCCTTCTGCCGGGGCGTGAGGGTTACGGATATATCAGCCCGGTGATAGGACTCCAGGCGGTATTGATTCACTTTACTGTACTCCTGGGTAAGTACGCCGCCAATGACATAAAACCTTTCGGGCAAGGTAGTGGCATTACCTGTACCATACACAAAGAGACCAGAGATCTTCCATTTCTTATTAATCTCATACATGGCTACCACGGACATATCATGGCGACGATCATACTTGGCCGGGTATTTCTCCCCACCATTGATGGCATCAAACTTGCGCCAGGTCCAGGATAAGGTATAACCGATCCAGCCGGTGAGTCTGCCTTTTACTTTGTTCACAAAAAGCTCCGTACCATAACTCCAGCCCTTGCCAAATACAAATTCCTCCTCAGGGTCTTTCAGGGAAGGGGTATATCCTTCGCGGTACTCTATCTGGTTGTCCATCGTTTTGTAATACAGCTCCAGGGAGGTCTCATACGTATTGTCGCGGAAGTTCTTAAAAAGACCAGCCGCATACAACCAGCTGATCTGTGGCTTCACGCGGTAGGTACTGGGCACCCACAGATCGGTCGGCAAGGTTGATCCGGCATTGCTTACGAGGTGGATGTATTGGTTGTTGCGGGTAACTGCGGCTTTGAGGGAAGTCTCCTCATCCAGGATGTAGCGGAAGGTAAAACGGGGTTCCCAGGCACCATAGGTCTTTACGCGGCTGCCCCGGCCGAATACGGTACTATCGAGCTTATTGCCATTTTCATCGCGGTCAAATATCTTATAAGGGCCCACCTGGGTGAAGCTGCTGTAGCGCAGGCCCGCGTGTATCTTTATTTTGCGGCTCAGCTCCCAATCGTCCTGTACATACAGGCCGGATTCGAGTGCATACTTTTTACTTTCATTATTGGGTTCAAAGGTGGTAGACCCCTGGTTGCCGCTCAATACATTGGGTGTGAAAGTGTGATAGGTATAGAGTGCGCCAAACCGAAGTTTGTGGCGCGGATCGGGATAATAATCAATATCTATTTTCCCATTGAGATCGCGGATGCCGGAAGATAACTTGATGGTAAAATCGTTTTGGGAAGCGCCAAAGGAAAAACCATAATCATTGTACACAAAAGTTGTATTGGCAAAGAGTTTCCTGTTGAACACATGATTCCAACGCAGGGTGGCGGTGGAATTGCCCCAGGGTATCCTGGCGTTGAAAGAGCGCTTCGCATTGCGGAAATCAAATACATCCCTGCCAAAATAACCGCTGAGGTAGAGGCGGTCTTTTTCGGAGAACTTATAATTGACCTTCATATTGAGATCATAGAAATAATAACCTGATCCATAAAAGGAATTGTCCTTCCTGATAAAAGGTTTTATCAGCATATCGATATAGGTCCTGCGGGCAGAGATGATGAAGGAAGCTTTGTCTTTTTTGATAGGCCCCTGCACTGATAAGCGGGAGGCAATGGCCCCGATGCCTCCTTCTACTTCCATCTTTTTCATATTGCCTTCTTTCATGGCAATATCGAGTACGGAAGACAAACGACCACCGTACTGAGCAGGCATACCTCCCTTGATCAGGGAGATATTCTTAATAGCATCGGCATTGAAGATGGAGAAAAAGCCAAAGAGGTGACCGGTATTGTACACAATGGCATCATCGAGCAGGATGAGATTTTGATCGGGTCCCCCACCCCGCACATACAAACCGGTATTGCCTTCACCGGCATTGCGTACACCGGGCATCAACTGCAATGTTTTGAGCAGGTCTACCTCACCCAGTAATACAGGCACGGCCTTTACCTGGTTCATAGAAAGATCGATCTTGCCCATCTGGGCCTGCTGCACATTGCCATCGCGGCGACGGGAGGAGACGACGACTTCCTCCAACAGGGAACGCTGTACCAGCTGGAAGTTGAGAACGATATTCCTGTCGAGGGACAGGGTCAGCTGCAAAGGCTGGTAGCCTGCAAAGGAAATGTAGAAGGTGTAGGAAGCTTCGGGTAAAGTAATTGAATAAAAGCCGTACTGGTTGCTGCTGATGCTTTTGCCCTGGCCATTCACCGCAATGGTGGCGCCGATGAGGGATTCACCGGACAAGGAATCTCTGACATACCCACTGAGGGTATATCTGGGCTGCGCGAGGGCAGGAAAAACGAACAGCAGGATAAGTATGGTTGTGGCGCAGTGCTTCATTGTAGATCCCGGCCATAAAGGTGAGCCGCTCTCCAGTGCTGCGTAAGCCGGGCTACAGAGCGACCCACCTTTGAATTTTATTTCCTGGAATAATCCAACGAGTCTTCCGACGTTCCGCAATGGAGCATGTCATTACCAAAATAAGGATTCATAATGGTAGAATCATTGCTCATCCAATAAGCGCCTTTGTCGTTGAAAGCCATGGGGCAATATTGCCAGTACACTTTCTGACCACTGTATTTCACGGTGCGGGTGAGGCTCCAGATGGCATCGGCAATCATTTCAAATTGCTTGCGTTTGTCATCCAGGGTCTTGCTATCGGCCAGTACTTTGGCGGTGGTGCTGATATTGGCAGTGTAACTTTTAGCGGTCTCTTTGATCATGCCGGTGGAATCGCCCTGTATTTCATTGATTTTCAATGCATC encodes:
- a CDS encoding TonB-dependent receptor; amino-acid sequence: MKHCATTILILLFVFPALAQPRYTLSGYVRDSLSGESLIGATIAVNGQGKSISSNQYGFYSITLPEASYTFYISFAGYQPLQLTLSLDRNIVLNFQLVQRSLLEEVVVSSRRRDGNVQQAQMGKIDLSMNQVKAVPVLLGEVDLLKTLQLMPGVRNAGEGNTGLYVRGGGPDQNLILLDDAIVYNTGHLFGFFSIFNADAIKNISLIKGGMPAQYGGRLSSVLDIAMKEGNMKKMEVEGGIGAIASRLSVQGPIKKDKASFIISARRTYIDMLIKPFIRKDNSFYGSGYYFYDLNMKVNYKFSEKDRLYLSGYFGRDVFDFRNAKRSFNARIPWGNSTATLRWNHVFNRKLFANTTFVYNDYGFSFGASQNDFTIKLSSGIRDLNGKIDIDYYPDPRHKLRFGALYTYHTFTPNVLSGNQGSTTFEPNNESKKYALESGLYVQDDWELSRKIKIHAGLRYSSFTQVGPYKIFDRDENGNKLDSTVFGRGSRVKTYGAWEPRFTFRYILDEETSLKAAVTRNNQYIHLVSNAGSTLPTDLWVPSTYRVKPQISWLYAAGLFKNFRDNTYETSLELYYKTMDNQIEYREGYTPSLKDPEEEFVFGKGWSYGTELFVNKVKGRLTGWIGYTLSWTWRKFDAINGGEKYPAKYDRRHDMSVVAMYEINKKWKISGLFVYGTGNATTLPERFYVIGGVLTQEYSKVNQYRLESYHRADISVTLTPRQKAGQRWQQNWVFSIYNMYSRLNPYFIYFDQTGSPYDGTLKVEARQVSLFPIIPAVTWNFKF
- a CDS encoding DUF3347 domain-containing protein, whose product is MKKLIIGVLLLAVVGLIAWKLLAGKDETPREKQKPVALAENTGPFNQSYAELLNAYYAIKDALVASDTAKASAAAGNLLKASDALKINEIQGDSTGMIKETAKSYTANISTTAKVLADSKTLDDKRKQFEMIADAIWSLTRTVKYSGQKVYWQYCPMAFNDKGAYWMSNDSTIMNPYFGNDMLHCGTSEDSLDYSRK